The Cervus canadensis isolate Bull #8, Minnesota chromosome 24, ASM1932006v1, whole genome shotgun sequence nucleotide sequence gatcaaaggatcaatccaagaagaagatataacaattataaatatatatgcacccaacataggagcaccgcaaatgtacggcaaacactaacgagtatgaaagaggaaattaatagtaacacaataatagtggagcctttaatacccactcacaactatggatagatcaactacacagaaaattaacaaggaaacacaaactttaaatgacacaatggaccagctagacctaattgatatctataggacatttcaccccaaaacaatcaacttcacctttttctcaagtgcacacggaaccttctccagaatagatcacatcctgggccataaatctagtcttggaaaattcaaaaaaattgaaatcattccagtcatcttttctgaccacagtgcagtaagattagatctcaattacaggaaaaaaattgttaaaaattcaaacatatggaggctaaataacacgcttctgaataaccaacaaatcatagaaaaatcaaaaaagaaatcaaaatatgtatagaaatgaatgaaaatgaaaacacaacaacccaaaacctatgggacactgtaaaagcagtgctaaggggaaggttcatagcattacaggcttacatcaagaaacaagaaaaaaaccaaataaataacctaactctacacctaaagcaattagagaaggaagaaatgaagaaccccagagttagcagaaggaaagaaatcttaaaaatcagggcagaaataaatgcaaaagaaacaaaagagaccatagcaaaaatcaacaaagcaaaaagctggttttttgaaaaaataaacaaaattgacaaaccattagcaagactcattaagaaacagggagaagaaccaaattaacaaaattagaaatgaaaatggagagatcacaacagacaacactgaaatacaaaggatcataagagactactaccagcagctctatgccaataaaatggacaacttggaagaaatggacaaattcttagaaaagtataactttccaaaactgaaccaggaagaaatagaagatcttaacagacccatcacaagcaaggaaatcgaaactgtaatcaaaaatcttccagcaaacaaaagcccaggaccagatggcttcacagctgaattctaccaaaaatttagagaagagctaacacctatcttactcaaactcttccagaaaattgcagatgaaggtaagcttccaaactcattctgtgaggccaccatcaccctaattccaaaaccagacaaagatgccacaaaaaaagaaaactacaggccaatatcactgatgaacatagatgcaaaaatccttaacaaaattctagcaaacagaatcaaacaacatattaaaaaaaatcatacaccatgaccaagtggctttatcccaggaatgcaaggaattcTTTATATCGCCAAATTCCAATCCAGTGTAATacaaccacattaacaaattgaaagataaaaaccatatgattatctcaatagatgcaaagaaagcctttgacaaaattcaacactcatttatgattaaaactctccagaaagcaggaatagaaggaacatacctcaacataataaaaagctatatatgacaaacccacagcaagcatcaccctcaatggtgaaaaattgaaagcatttccctgaaatcaggaacaagacaagggtgcccactctcaccactactattcaacatagtgttggaagttttggccacagcaatcagagcagaaaaagaagtaaaaggattccagataggaaaagaagaagtgaaactctcactgtttgcagatgacatgatcctctacatagaaaaccctaaagactctaccaggaaattactagagctaatcaatgaatatagtaaagttgcaggatataaaattaacacacagaaatcccttgcattcctatatactaacaatggaaaaacagaaagagaaattaaagaaacaataccattcaccattgcaacaaaaagaataaaatacttaggagtatatctacctaaagaaacaaaagacctatacatagaaaactataaaacactgatgaaagaaatcaaagaggacacaaacagatggagaaaataccgtgttcatggattggaagaatcaatattgtcaaaaagactactacccaaagcaatctatggattcaatgcaatccctatcaagctaccaatggtatttttcacagaactagaacaagtaatttcacaatttgtatggaaatacaaaaaacctcgaatagccaaagtaatcttgagaaagaagaatggaactggaggaatcaacctgcctgacttcagactctactacaaagccacagtcatcaagacagtatggtactggcacaaagacagaaatatagatcaatggaacagaatagaaagcccagagataaatccacatgcctatggacaccttatctttgacaaaggaggcaaggatatacaatggaaaaaagacaacctctttaacaagtggtgctgggaaaactggtcaaccacttgtaaaagaatgaaactagaacactttctaacaccatacacaaaaataaactcaaaatggattaaagatctaaatgtaagaccagaaactataaaactcctagaggagaacataggcaaaacactctccgacataaatcacagcaagatcctctatgacccacctcccagaatattggaaataaaagcaaaactaaacaaatgggacctaatgaaacttaaaagcttttgcactacaaaggaaactataagcaaggtgaaaagacagccctcagattgggagaaaataatagcaaatgaagaaacagacaaaggattaatctcaaaaatatacaagcaactcctgcagctcaattccagaaaaataaatgacccaatcaaaaaatgggccaaagaactaaacagacatttctccaaagaagacatacagatggctaacaaacacatgaaaagatgctcaacatcactcattatcagagaaatgcaaatcaaaaccacaatgaggtaccattacacgccagtcaggatggctgctatccaaaagtctacaagcaataaatgctggagagggtgtggagaaaagggaaccctcttacactgttggtgggaatgcaaactagtacagccactatggagaacagtgtggagatttcttaaaaaactggaaatagaactgccatatgacccagcaatcccacttctgggcatacacactgaggaaaccagatctgaaagagacacatgcaccccaatgttcatcgcagcactgtttataatagccaggacatggaagcaacctagatgcccatcagcagatgaatggataaggaagctgtggtacatatacaccatggaatattactcagccattaaaaagaattcatttgaaccagtcctaatgagatggatgaagctggagcccattatacagagtgaagtaagccagaaagataaagaacattacagcatactaacacatatatatggaatttagaaaggtgataacgataaccctatatgcaaaacagaaaaagagacacagaaatacagaacagacttttgaactctgtgggagaatgtgagggtgggatatttcaaaagaacagcatgtatactatctatggtgaaacagatcaccagcccaggtgggatgcatgagacaagtgctccggcctggtgcactgggaagagccagaggaatcgggtggagagggaggtgggaggggggatcgggattgggaatacatgtaaatccatggctgattcatatcaatgtataacaaaacccactggaaaaaaaaataataataataataaaaaaaaaaaaaagaaaaaaaaaacatatgaaaatgataaaaaaaattttttttattgaaggataattgctttatagaattttgttgttttctgtcaaacctcagcctgaatcaaccataggtatacatatatttcctcccttttgaccctccctcccatctcttcccaccccactcctctaggttgatacagagcccctgtttgagtttcttagtctacagcaaattccccttggctatctatttcacatatggtaatgtgagtttccatgttattctttccatacagctcagcctctccttccctctccccatgtctgtaagtctactctctatgtctgtttctccactgctgccctgtaagtaaattcttcagtactatttttctagattccatacatatacgttagaatacaatatttatctttctctttctgacttactttactctgtataataggttctaggttcatccactttattagaactgactccaaggtgttcctttttatggctgagtaatattccattgtgtatatgtaccacaacattttcatccattcatctgttgatggacatctagttgcttccatgttctagctattgtaaatagtgctgcaatgaacaaggggatacatgtgtctttttcaattttggtttcctcagggtacatgcctaggtacatgctgggtcatatggtggttttattcctagttttttaaggaacctccatattgtcttccatagtggctgtatcaatttacatgcccaccaacagtgcaagagcattcccttttctacacaccctcttcagcatttcttgtttgtagactttttgatgatggccattctgaccggtatgaggtgatatctcattgtagttttggtttgcatttctctaataatgagcaatgttgagcatcttttcatgtgtttgttagccatctgtatgtcttctttggagaaatgtctgtttaagtctttttcccactttttgattgggttgtttgtttttctggtgttgagttgtatgagctgcttgtatattttggaaattaatcctttgtcagttgtttcatttgctattattttctcccattctgagggttgtcttttcaccttgcttatagtttcctttgctgtgcaaaagcttttaagtttaaccaggtcccacttgtttacttttgtttttatttctattactctaggagggGGGTCATACAAAATCTCTACTTCTATAGTTATGTCTCCCTTTTGTCCCTAAATTGTTATTAGTGCCTATTAAGATAAGGTATTTTTATCCTTATGTCCTTTATTATTTActaaacatttcttcttttataagctgttttctataaataaattttttttaaattgttttctttctttttaaatttgcttcCATAGATTTGTTCATTCTGCAAGATCATGGAAGATCTAGAGGAGACACTATTTGAAGACTTTGAGAACTACTCCTACGCCCTGGAGTATTACTCCCCAGAGACCGATTCAGAGGAGAAAGCACAGCTGGGAGCCATTCACTGGGTCTCCTTGGTGCTGTGTTGTTTGGCATTTGTCCTGGGCATCCCAGGAAATGCCACCGTCATTTGGTTCACGGGATTCAAGTGGAAGAAGACAGTCACCACTCTCTGGTTCCTCAATCTAGCCATCGcggatttcatttttcttctcttcctgcctctgtaCATCTCCTATGTGGCCATGAATTTTCACTGGCCCTTCGGCATCTGGCTGTGCAAGGCCAATTCCTTCATTGCCCAGTTGAACATGTTTGCCAGTGTCTTCTTCCTGATGGTGATAAGCCTGGACCGCTATATCTACTTGATCCACCCTGTCTTATCTCACCGGTACCGAACCCTCAGGAACTCTCTGATTGTTATTACAGTTGTTTGGCTTTTGGCTTCACTAGTTGGTGGGCCAGCTCTGTACTTCCGGGACACTCTGGAGTTGAATAACCACACTCTTTGCTATAATAACTTCCACGAGCATGATGTGGACCTCAGGTTGATGAGGCATCATGTTCTGACCTGGGTGAAAGTTATTGTTGGGTACCTCCTCCCTCTGCTAACAATGAGCATTTGCTACTTGTGCCTCATCTTCAAGGTGAAGAAGCGAAGCATCCTGATCTCCAGTAAGCACTTCTGGACCATCCTGGCTGTGGTCATGGCCTTTCTGATTTGCTGGACTCCTTATCACCTGTTTAGCATTTGGGAACTCACGATTCACCACAATAGCTATTTCTACCAAATGCTACAGGCTGGCATCCCCCTCTCCACCGGCCTGGCGTTCCTCAATAGTTGCTTGAACCCCATCCTTTACGTCCTGATTAGTAAGAAGTTCCAAGCGCGCTTCCGGGCCTCAGTGGCTGAGATACTAAAATACACGCTGTGGGAGGTGAGCTGTTCAGGCACCCTGAGTGAACAGCTCAGGAACTCTGAAACcaagaacctgagtctcctggaaACAGCCCAGTGAATTCTTGCCCTCCCACCTATCACCACACAACCTTTGTGTGGTTCCCCTGACATGCTTTCAGATTATTTGCTTCCAAGACATAGAGCTgattgtatctttttatttttatttttttggtaattttattgGCACCCTATTTTTCTTTAGATATAAAACATAATAaggatcttcatttttcttttcagcaaCTTAAATTATCTTATTCTTGTTAATTATACCATAGTGGATTAACCAACAttacttttctaattttaatgactttttaaaacttctaaattttaatattaaacgTATGAttgatttcaaaaatataaaagtaggTGTGCTTAAGCTCACTTTAATTCTGCACAAGTAACCTATTAGACTTATTCTTAAAATGCAACATATgtacttaatttctttatttcatgTAATCTGTATACGTGCCTTTATGAATTAAAGTGATAATTGATTATAGTAGGTTTTGTTCCAGTTAACTATGAATGCTTGGTAAACTGCCCCAAAATCTAGAAAATAACTATTATTGTTATCTCTCACGATTCTGAGAATGAGGAATTTAAACAAGGCACAGAGGGGAGGTTCGTCTCTCTGTTTCACAGTATCAGGGGCCTCAGCTGGATGGGCCGAGCAGCTCTCTTCCcttccaccctctcctctcctcttccttcttccccttcccctcttctcctcccctcgtttcttgtatcttctcctcttctttcttcacaTGGGTATTCCAGCATGGCACCTCAGGGAAGCCAGACTTAGGGTAATACAGGGCTTTAAGAGACCAGGGTGGAAACTTCCATTTCTCTTAACGGTTATGACAAGACACTGCACCCTTCCACTGTACTCTATTGATCAAAGCAGTCACTAGCCAGGTCAGATTCAAGGAGAGGGGACATAGACCCCATCTCTCAATTAGGATATATGCCCAATTAAACCCCTAcactaatattataaatataaatgtttatataaaggTTTCTGGAAAGTTCTAGATATGTGCAAATATGTATAAGATTGCTATAAACATGAACCACTGACATCCAGATAAAAGGTAGGCCAGCCCAATATCAGAAAGATTTCAGGAAAAGGAAGCATGTATGATATTTCCactttctatttctatatttatatagACCACAGTGTAAGACCAATAAAGCATACCTTCAAGTCAGCAACCTTTTCATGATGCAAATCTGTTGCATTTAAGACTATAATAGTATTTTGACTTCTATTCATTTATCCCTTTAGCAAATAGATGACTAAGAGTTATATAAAACTTCAGTAGATAGATATTTTGAAGGATGTCAAGAGGTgtccctagtggtaaagaacctgcctgccaatacaggagatctaagagatgtgggtttgacccctgggttgcaaagataccctggaggagggcatggcaatccactccagtattcttgcctggagaatcccatggacagaggagcctggctggctacagtccatagggtcacaaagagttggacatgactgaagcaacttagcacgcacacaagaTGAATAAGGTACTTATAGAGAGCGAGAGTAAACTTGGATAAGAACAATCCTAAAGCAAGATAGACAGTAGTAaatactattcagttcagttcagtcgctcagtcgtgtctgactctttgcaaccctatgaactgcagcacgccaggcctccctgtccatcatcaactcctggagttcacccaaactcatgtcagttgagttggtgatgccatccaactgtctcatcctctgtcatccccttctcctcctgccctgtatctttcccagcagcagggtcttttcaaatgagtcagctcttcgcatgaggtggccaaagtattggagtttcagcttcagcatcagtccttccaatgaacacccaggactgatctcctttaggatgcacaggttggatctccttgcagtccaagggattctcaagagtcttctccaacaccacagttcaaaagcatcaattcttcggtgctcagctttctttatagtccaactcacatccatacatgactactgaaaaaaccatagccttaactagatggacctttgttggcaaagtaatgtctctgccttttaatatgctgtctaaattggtcataactttccttccaaggagtaagcgtcttttaatgtcatggctgcagtcaccatctgaagtgattttggagcccaaaaaaataaagtcagccactgtttccccatctatttggcgtGAAATGAtaggaacggatgccatgatcttagttttccgaatgttgagctctaagccaactttttcactctcctctttcactttcatcaagaggctctttagttcctcttcactttctgccataagggtggtgtcatctgcatatctgaggttattgatatttctcctggcaatcttgattccagcttgtgcttcttccagcccccacgtttctcatgatgtactctgcatataagttaaataagtagggtgacaatatacagccttgacatactccttttcctatttggaaccagtctgttgttccatgtccagttctaactgttgcttcctgacctgcatacaggtttctcaagaggcaggtcaggtagtctggtattcccatctctttcagaagtttccccagtttattgtgattcacacagtcaaaggctttggaatagtcaataaagcagaaatagatgttttttctggaactcttgcgttttcgatgatccagcggatgttggcaatttgatttctggttcccctgcttttctaaaaccagcttgaacatctggaagttcacagttcatgtattgctgaagtctggcttggaaaaATACTATAAGAGAGCCAAGAAGAGTGTAGCCTgttcagagagaaaagagatgaCTCCAGTGTGCCAGTGAAGAAACATTGGAAATCTATGTCCTTGGCATTGGGGTTTCTTAAAGATGCCACTCCCTTTCCATGTCTCTGCTGGTTCTCTTGtcttttataaatacaaattCTGCTACtcactgcaatttttaaaatacttaattttctataatttctcaattttgtttctttttaatttcatctctTAGTTTTTTAGAAATGCTGATATCAGATCATTTACTGGCTATGTTCTTTACTGTTAGCCCCATGTGACAATCAGATCTGGTTTGGAAATTattccaagagaaaaataaaatatgtggcaTAGC carries:
- the CMKLR2 gene encoding G-protein coupled receptor 1 isoform X3, translating into MEDLEETLFEDFENYSYALEYYSPETDSEEKAQLGAIHWVSLVLCCLAFVLGIPGNATVIWFTGFKWKKTVTTLWFLNLAIADFIFLLFLPLYISYVAMNFHWPFGIWLCKANSFIAQLNMFASVFFLMVISLDRYIYLIHPVLSHRYRTLRNSLIVITVVWLLASLVGGPALYFRDTLELNNHTLCYNNFHEHDVDLRLMRHHVLTWVKVIVGYLLPLLTMSICYLCLIFKVKKRSILISSKHFWTILAVVMAFLICWTPYHLFSIWELTIHHNSYFYQMLQAGIPLSTGLAFLNSCLNPILYVLISKKFQARFRASVAEILKYTLWEVSCSGTLSEQLRNSETKNLSLLETAQ
- the CMKLR2 gene encoding G-protein coupled receptor 1 isoform X2, which gives rise to MICSFCKIMEDLEETLFEDFENYSYALEYYSPETDSEEKAQLGAIHWVSLVLCCLAFVLGIPGNATVIWFTGFKWKKTVTTLWFLNLAIADFIFLLFLPLYISYVAMNFHWPFGIWLCKANSFIAQLNMFASVFFLMVISLDRYIYLIHPVLSHRYRTLRNSLIVITVVWLLASLVGGPALYFRDTLELNNHTLCYNNFHEHDVDLRLMRHHVLTWVKVIVGYLLPLLTMSICYLCLIFKVKKRSILISSKHFWTILAVVMAFLICWTPYHLFSIWELTIHHNSYFYQMLQAGIPLSTGLAFLNSCLNPILYVLISKKFQARFRASVAEILKYTLWEVSCSGTLSEQLRNSETKNLSLLETAQ
- the CMKLR2 gene encoding G-protein coupled receptor 1 isoform X1, with translation MSFVSLQKKIFFKFFGHTAQQSLTDCANQNINLWVEHQVNCYICSFCKIMEDLEETLFEDFENYSYALEYYSPETDSEEKAQLGAIHWVSLVLCCLAFVLGIPGNATVIWFTGFKWKKTVTTLWFLNLAIADFIFLLFLPLYISYVAMNFHWPFGIWLCKANSFIAQLNMFASVFFLMVISLDRYIYLIHPVLSHRYRTLRNSLIVITVVWLLASLVGGPALYFRDTLELNNHTLCYNNFHEHDVDLRLMRHHVLTWVKVIVGYLLPLLTMSICYLCLIFKVKKRSILISSKHFWTILAVVMAFLICWTPYHLFSIWELTIHHNSYFYQMLQAGIPLSTGLAFLNSCLNPILYVLISKKFQARFRASVAEILKYTLWEVSCSGTLSEQLRNSETKNLSLLETAQ